CATATTGCGCACATGCGGATCGCCGATACCCGAGGCAAGATGGGCAAGCGCCGGGCAGGCGCCGCGGATATCCGCCGACTCGGCGACTTCGGCATGCGTGGTAGCCGCACCGATCTTCACCTTGCCGCCGTCGACCGATATGCCTTTAAGATCGGCAATGTGTCGCAGATCGACAAGATCGCTTGGTGCGGCCAGCCGCTGCTTCATGGTCGGAATGAGCGTGTGGCCACCGGCCAGCAGCTTGCCGTCGTCGGAACCGGCGATCAGCTTGGCTGCCTCATCGACCGAGGAGGCACGGTGATAGTTTGTCTTATACATGGTTGTGTCCTTTCCTCTCGGTGCTTCAGCGCTTGACCGCCGCCCACACCGCTTGCGGTGTCGCGGGCATGGCCAGATCGTTGTTGCCGATGGCATCCGTAATGGCGTTGATAACCGCTGGCGGAGAGCCGATCGCGCCGGCTTCGCCGCAGCCTTTCAGGCCGAGCGGGTTGGATGGCGACTCCGTCTTGGTGGTTGTGACATTGAACCACGGCAGGTCATCGGCCCGCGGCATGGTGTAATCCATGTAGCTGGCTGTCATGAGCTGGCCGGTCTCCGCGTCATAGGCACAACCCTCAAGCAGTGCCTGGCCGATACCCTGGGCAACACCGCCATGCACCTGTCCGTCGACAATCATCGGGTTGATGATCGTTCCGAAATCGTCGGCGGCGACAAACTGCGTAATCAGTGTGCGACCGGTGTCGGGATCCACTTCCACCTCGCAGATATGGCATCCGGCGGGGAAGCTGAAGTTGGACGGATCGAAGAAGGCGCTCTCCTTCAGGCCCGGCTCCATGCCTTCCGGCAGGTTGTGTGCCGTATAGGCTGCAAGAGCGAGCTGAAACCAGGGCAGCGCCTTGTCCGTACCGGCGACCTTCAGTTCGCCTTCCTCGATCACGATGTCGGCCTCATCGGCTTCCAACTGATGCGCAGCGATCTTCTTGGCCTTGGCTTCGACCTTGTCCAGCGCCACGGAGATGGCGGACATTCCCACCGCGCCGGAACGAGAGCCGTAGGTCCCCATGCCCATCTGCACCTTATCGGTGTCGCCATGGACGATGTTGACGGTATCGACGCTCACACCGAGGCGCTCGGCGACCAGTTGTGCAAAGGTCGTCTCATGGCCCTGGCCGTGACTGTGCGATCCGGTCAGCACTTCAATCGTACCGACCGCATTGACCCGCACCTCTGCCGATTCCCAAAGGCCGACACCAGCGCCAAGCGCTCCGACGGCCTTTGAGGGCGCAATGCCGCAAGCCTCGATGTAACAGCTCATGCCGATGCCGCGCAGCTTGCCGCGTGCTTCGGACTCCGCCTTGCGGGCGGCAAAGCCGTCATAATCCGCCGCCTTCATGGCAGCATCCAGAGAGGCGCCGAAATCGCCGCCGTCATAGGTCATGATGACCGGCGTTTGGTGCGGGAACTCGGTAATGAAGTTCTTGCGGCGCAGTTCGGCGGGGCTGACACCCAGCTCACGCGCGGCGGTCTCCATTGTCCGCTCGAGCAAGTAGCTTGCCTCCGGTCGTCCGGCGCCGCGATAGGCGTCCACCGGCGCTGTGTTGGTGTAGACCGTGCGGACATTGGCGTGGATGTTGGCAATATTGTACTGCCCCGACAACAAGGTTGCATAAAGGTAGGTCGGAACGGACGATGAGAACAACGACATATAGGCGCCGAGATTGGCAACCGTATCGACCTTCAACGCGGTAATCCGATTGTCCGAATCAAACCCGATCTTGATGTTGGAGATATGGTCACGCCCATGGGCATCGCACTGGAAGGATTCGGTGCGGTCGGCAACCCACTTTACCGGTACTCCGGTTCGTTTCGATGCCCACAGGCAAACGATCTCTTCCGGATAGATATAGATTTTCGAACCGAAACCGCCGCCGACATCCGGAGCAATGACCCGTAGCTTGTTTTCCGGCGCGACATTGTAGAAGGCGCTCATCACCAGACGGGCGACATGCGGGTTCTGGGATGTCGTCCAGCAGGTATAATGGTCTTCCGCGGCATCATAGAGGCCAAGCGCTGCGCGCGGCTCCATCGCATTGGGAATCAGCCGGTTGTTGACGATATTCATCTCGGTGACGTGAGCAGCACTCTCAAGCGCGGCATCGGTGGCGGCGCTTTCGCCGATTTCCCAATCATAGATGAGATTGCCCGCCGCTTCGGGATGAATCTGAGGCGCTCCGGACTCAAGCGCATCCATCGCCTCGGTCACAGCCGGCAGTTCGTCATAGTCGACAGCCACCGCTTCCGCGCCTTCACGCGCCTGTGCCCGGCTTTCCGCAACGACGATCGCTACCGCGTCACCGACATAGCGCACCGTGTCTTCGGCCAGCGGACGCCAGGCGCCCATATTCATCGGCGATCCGTCCTTGGAATGGATCATCCAGCCACAGATCAGGTTGCCAATCCCGTCTTCCGTAAGCTGCTTTCCGTCCAGCACGTCGATGACCCCATCGACGGCAAGAGCCGCGGATTTGTCGATACCCTTGATCTTGGCATGCGCATGCGGGCTGCGCACGAAATAGGCATGCTTCATGCCCGGCACAACCATGTCGTCCGTGTAACGACCCTTGCCGGTTATGAAACGCTTGTCTTCCTTGCGCGCAACGCTGGCGCCAATACCTTCAACACCCATCTGATAACTCCTCCGTATGGCGGGTGGCCTTTGCGTCCGCTGCGCGCCCCGTTTTTGAAACGGGTCTCCTCGCGCTCCGACTGATCAGAGGATCAGTGCCCGAACGGCTCCACTCCGCACCAATTGATCTATTCGGCTGCCTGCTGCGCGCCGCCCATTTCCGCCGCCGCGGCAAGAATGGATTTGACGATGTTATGGTAGCCCGTGCAGCGGCAGATATTGCCGTCGAGTTCGGCACGCACCATCTTTTCGTCCAGCGACGCGCCATGCCTGTTGATCATCTCAGTCGCTGCCATGATCATTCCGGGCGTGCAGAAGCCGCATTGCAGGCCGTGATTCTCGTGGAAGGCCTTTTGGACGGGATGAAGTTCCCCACCCCCTGCAAGGCCTTCAATGGTGGTCACATCAGAACCGGCCGCCTGGGCGGCAAGCATGGTGCAGGCTTTGACTGCGGCACCATCGATATGGACGACGCAAGCCCCGCACTGGGACGTATCACAGCCGACATGGGTGCCGGTGAGCCCCAGATTGTCACGCAAAAACTCGACCAGAAGCGTTCGATCCTCGGCGTCTGCGCTGACCTCGCGCCCGTTTACGGTCATCGTTATGCTTGTCATTCAACTCCTCCCAGATACGCTGAAACATATTTGAATATATGTCGGCTTTCTTTTGTCTCAACCGGTGTGCCCGACGGTTTGTTGATCCGCTGACAACCCTGCCGATTTTTAACGGTGGGCACGCGGACCGAAACCCGGTGACCGTTTTGAATTATTCCAGTTCAATGGAGCCAGCCCCGCCATGGACTGTCAAGTCTGAAAGGGGTTGGGAATGATGAAAAGAATGAGAACCGGCCTTCCCCGGGAACGGCTTAGTCGGCCGCTAGACGTGCCTCACGGGCCTTGAGCGCCTCATCCAGAACGGGCGTTGCTGCGAGGAGCTCCCTTGTGTAGCT
This portion of the Hoeflea prorocentri genome encodes:
- a CDS encoding xanthine dehydrogenase family protein molybdopterin-binding subunit produces the protein MGVEGIGASVARKEDKRFITGKGRYTDDMVVPGMKHAYFVRSPHAHAKIKGIDKSAALAVDGVIDVLDGKQLTEDGIGNLICGWMIHSKDGSPMNMGAWRPLAEDTVRYVGDAVAIVVAESRAQAREGAEAVAVDYDELPAVTEAMDALESGAPQIHPEAAGNLIYDWEIGESAATDAALESAAHVTEMNIVNNRLIPNAMEPRAALGLYDAAEDHYTCWTTSQNPHVARLVMSAFYNVAPENKLRVIAPDVGGGFGSKIYIYPEEIVCLWASKRTGVPVKWVADRTESFQCDAHGRDHISNIKIGFDSDNRITALKVDTVANLGAYMSLFSSSVPTYLYATLLSGQYNIANIHANVRTVYTNTAPVDAYRGAGRPEASYLLERTMETAARELGVSPAELRRKNFITEFPHQTPVIMTYDGGDFGASLDAAMKAADYDGFAARKAESEARGKLRGIGMSCYIEACGIAPSKAVGALGAGVGLWESAEVRVNAVGTIEVLTGSHSHGQGHETTFAQLVAERLGVSVDTVNIVHGDTDKVQMGMGTYGSRSGAVGMSAISVALDKVEAKAKKIAAHQLEADEADIVIEEGELKVAGTDKALPWFQLALAAYTAHNLPEGMEPGLKESAFFDPSNFSFPAGCHICEVEVDPDTGRTLITQFVAADDFGTIINPMIVDGQVHGGVAQGIGQALLEGCAYDAETGQLMTASYMDYTMPRADDLPWFNVTTTKTESPSNPLGLKGCGEAGAIGSPPAVINAITDAIGNNDLAMPATPQAVWAAVKR
- a CDS encoding (2Fe-2S)-binding protein; the encoded protein is MTSITMTVNGREVSADAEDRTLLVEFLRDNLGLTGTHVGCDTSQCGACVVHIDGAAVKACTMLAAQAAGSDVTTIEGLAGGGELHPVQKAFHENHGLQCGFCTPGMIMAATEMINRHGASLDEKMVRAELDGNICRCTGYHNIVKSILAAAAEMGGAQQAAE